The following are encoded together in the Acidobacteriota bacterium genome:
- a CDS encoding MerR family DNA-binding protein codes for MESLTIGQLAQRAGVGVETVRFYEREGLISEPPRRPSGYRDYPLETVARIVFIRRAKKLGFTLKEVNELLKLRVRPRRSCALVKQSADAKIADIDGKIAALRGMRGALRKLTKACEDRIPTTECPILASLGQQGS; via the coding sequence ATGGAATCACTGACGATCGGCCAACTGGCTCAGCGAGCGGGCGTAGGGGTCGAGACTGTTCGATTCTACGAGCGCGAGGGGCTGATTTCGGAACCGCCGCGACGGCCATCCGGCTATCGGGACTATCCGCTCGAGACCGTGGCACGAATCGTGTTCATTCGCAGGGCGAAGAAACTCGGCTTCACCCTGAAGGAAGTCAACGAGCTCCTGAAGCTGCGAGTGCGACCGAGGCGGAGCTGTGCGCTGGTCAAACAGAGTGCTGACGCCAAGATCGCTGACATCGACGGAAAGATCGCTGCCTTGCGAGGAATGCGAGGAGCGTTGAGGAAACTCACCAAGGCCTGCGAGGACCGCATTCCCACGACGGAGTGTCCGATCCTCGCTTCGCTGGGTCAACAGGGAAGCTGA
- a CDS encoding saccharopine dehydrogenase NADP-binding domain-containing protein, whose amino-acid sequence MKQLLVLGAGQSASFLVAQLLEDAEREDWFVTVGDLDLELAQRCVGAHPRGDAVRSDVNDAELRSTQIEHADVVINMLPAAYQDLVAWDCVAHGRHMISVSYRDQAVRDLDMDAKRKGVLLLCEMGLDPGIDHMSAISLIRRLEDEGGRIVGFCSYGSGIPAPEQKQNPLRYVITWDPRNVVMAGFEGAQYMEHGNIKIVPFHQVFHHTWAVEVDGVGKLEAYANRDSMSYMQSFGLQHVKTMIRGTLRYPGWSETWAQIVRLGLPNETLRIPELADRSYADVVKMFLPLNISDAPIEQRIARFLRISPTGTIMENLRWLGLLSDERIGCKGDTSAAMLVHLLNKRLPLTHDTRDMVVLVHELDVEYPDGDRAPERICSTLVVEGEPGGFTAMSRTVGLPVAIATRLLLRGELSLTGTLIPTHPSIFAPVLREIERAGLRFTETTQPLQSP is encoded by the coding sequence GTGAAGCAGCTACTCGTACTCGGCGCCGGACAGAGCGCTTCCTTCCTGGTGGCGCAGTTGCTCGAGGATGCCGAAAGAGAGGACTGGTTCGTGACCGTCGGCGATCTCGACCTCGAATTGGCGCAGCGCTGCGTCGGCGCGCACCCGCGGGGCGACGCGGTCAGGTCCGACGTCAACGACGCAGAGCTGCGCTCGACCCAGATCGAGCATGCCGACGTCGTGATCAACATGCTGCCCGCGGCCTACCAGGACCTGGTCGCGTGGGATTGCGTGGCCCACGGACGGCATATGATCTCGGTCTCGTATCGGGACCAGGCGGTGCGCGACCTGGATATGGACGCCAAGCGCAAGGGCGTGCTGCTGCTCTGCGAGATGGGCCTCGATCCGGGGATCGACCACATGTCGGCGATTTCGTTGATCCGCCGCCTCGAGGATGAAGGTGGCCGCATCGTCGGGTTCTGCTCCTACGGCAGCGGAATTCCCGCGCCCGAACAGAAACAGAACCCGTTGCGCTACGTGATCACATGGGATCCGCGCAACGTGGTCATGGCCGGCTTCGAGGGCGCCCAGTACATGGAACACGGCAACATCAAGATCGTGCCGTTCCACCAGGTCTTCCACCACACCTGGGCGGTGGAGGTCGACGGGGTGGGTAAGCTGGAGGCCTACGCCAATCGCGACTCGATGTCGTACATGCAGTCGTTTGGCCTGCAGCACGTCAAGACGATGATCCGCGGCACGCTGCGCTATCCGGGCTGGAGCGAGACCTGGGCGCAGATCGTGCGGCTGGGGCTGCCCAACGAGACGCTTCGCATCCCCGAACTGGCCGACCGGAGCTACGCCGATGTCGTGAAGATGTTCCTGCCGTTGAACATCTCGGACGCTCCGATCGAGCAGCGGATCGCCAGATTCCTGCGGATCAGCCCGACCGGTACGATCATGGAGAACCTCCGCTGGCTCGGCCTGCTCTCGGACGAGCGCATCGGCTGCAAGGGCGACACCTCCGCGGCCATGCTCGTTCACCTGTTGAATAAACGGCTTCCCCTGACGCACGACACGCGGGACATGGTTGTACTGGTCCACGAGTTGGATGTCGAGTATCCGGACGGCGATCGTGCGCCCGAGCGGATCTGCTCGACGCTCGTCGTCGAGGGCGAGCCCGGTGGTTTTACCGCGATGTCCAGGACTGTCGGTCTGCCGGTGGCCATCGCGACTCGGCTGCTGCTGCGCGGCGAGCTGTCGCTGACCGGCACCCTGATCCCGACACACCCGTCGATCTTCGCCCCCGTGCTGCGGGAGATCGAACGGGCCGGCCTGCGTTTCACCGAGACGACTCAGCCGCTTCAGAGTCCATGA
- a CDS encoding N(5)-(carboxyethyl)ornithine synthase yields MLSLGVIARSRKENEQRLPIHPDHFDFIPQSVRGSMRFENGYGKPFNIADDELVRHFGGVAARDELLAGCDVVLLPKPQSEDLLEMREGGILWGWPHCVQQEEITQVAIDRRLTLIAWEAMFGWKGEMREMHLFDRNNEMAGYCGVIHALGLAGKDGYYGPRSRARVLSHGSVSRGAIFALQGRGFTDISVYTQRPPWNVHDKILGCRYGQMIDDESRDGMTVVEEDGTVRPLVDSLAEGDVIVNGILQDTDRPLMFLGEKEADRLKKGALIVDVSCDLAMGFPFARPTSFERPTFDVGTVTYYAVDHTPSYLWQSASWELSRVVVAFLETVMGGADAWAGDETIRRAIEIRDGVLRNPKIARFQHRAVDFPHAVAD; encoded by the coding sequence ATGCTCAGCCTTGGCGTGATCGCCCGCTCGCGGAAAGAGAACGAACAGCGCCTCCCGATCCACCCCGACCACTTCGACTTCATCCCCCAGTCCGTGCGCGGCTCGATGCGCTTCGAGAACGGATACGGCAAGCCGTTCAACATCGCGGACGACGAACTGGTCCGTCACTTTGGTGGAGTGGCGGCTCGTGACGAGCTGCTCGCAGGCTGTGACGTCGTCCTGCTGCCGAAGCCCCAATCGGAAGACCTGCTGGAGATGCGCGAGGGAGGCATCCTCTGGGGCTGGCCCCACTGCGTGCAACAGGAAGAGATCACCCAGGTCGCCATCGACCGGCGGCTGACCCTGATCGCGTGGGAGGCGATGTTCGGTTGGAAGGGCGAGATGCGCGAGATGCATCTGTTCGACCGCAACAACGAGATGGCCGGCTACTGCGGCGTGATCCACGCTCTGGGCCTGGCCGGCAAGGACGGATACTACGGCCCCCGGTCCCGGGCCCGCGTGCTGAGCCACGGCTCGGTCAGCCGGGGCGCGATCTTCGCCCTGCAGGGTCGGGGCTTCACCGACATCTCGGTCTACACGCAACGCCCGCCGTGGAACGTCCACGACAAGATCCTCGGCTGCCGCTACGGGCAGATGATCGACGACGAGTCGAGAGACGGCATGACGGTCGTCGAGGAAGACGGCACCGTCCGACCGCTCGTCGATTCGCTGGCAGAGGGCGACGTGATCGTCAACGGCATCCTGCAGGACACCGACCGGCCGCTGATGTTCCTGGGCGAGAAGGAAGCCGACCGGCTGAAGAAGGGCGCGTTGATCGTCGACGTCAGCTGCGATCTCGCGATGGGCTTTCCCTTCGCGCGCCCCACTTCGTTCGAGCGGCCCACCTTCGATGTGGGCACGGTGACCTACTACGCGGTCGACCACACCCCGAGCTATCTGTGGCAGAGCGCCTCGTGGGAGCTGTCCCGGGTCGTCGTTGCGTTCCTCGAGACGGTCATGGGCGGAGCGGACGCGTGGGCGGGGGACGAGACGATCCGGCGGGCCATCGAGATCCGCGACGGGGTGCTCCGCAATCCGAAGATCGCCCGTTTCCAACACCGCGCGGTCGACTTTCCCCACGCCGTCGCTGACTGA